The Malus sylvestris chromosome 3, drMalSylv7.2, whole genome shotgun sequence genomic sequence GGAAGGAAGCACGGCGTAAGAagttttctgggttgggggaTTTGAAGACGAAGACCTGGGAAAGAGAAATGTGCTGGAGAATAAGGGCGAGAAATTTCGGAGTGATTTTGGAAGCGTAAAGTATGAATGAGGGATTTCCGTATTTATAGGATTTTGGCAGGAAGAGCAatcgtttgaaattcaaaacaaagggcaaaatcgaccgaaGGAATCGCTGATCATGATGAGCGTTCGAGAAAtgcagttgagaagaccgaagGTCTCAGGTTTTGGTggcgcacgattgcgtgtgacGGCGAAATTAATGGCGGAAGACGTTTCGACGCCTGCACGATGACAAGTGACTCACGGATTGAGGTAGTGGCTCGCGATTGAGGTAGTGGTTAAGTTCAGCCATAAGGTCATGATGGCAGGACGGTTCAGGCAGCTGCACGCCTTAGACGTCATTATTGGGGGTTCGGCCGTGTTGGATGACGTCACGTGGCGAGTttggttagcaggatcaagatcgtgcaatcatGTTTAATAAACGCGCCTTGGAACTCGGGCACTAGGGTTCTGAgtggtagattcgcttcttcaaggccgaaactcggccgaataattcaggccgaggacctcagaagtgagggggcaatgtttgggcccaaaataatagtttgggccgaagGTAGGATCATCCTCGGCCCGGGAGGCCGTGCGGCGAGAGGGCCATGGATCGTTCAACTCGTGGGCTTCCAAGCCTAGGTCAGATAGATCATAacgcaagtcgagtcctagtaCAATGAGGAGTCTCGGTGGGATCAGTAACCCAGAAAGCGactccggctcagttaaggactaggttcacaatcctagtgaagataggactggtcgaggtgGTGTTGATCCGGAGAGGAatacctagtccgagtaggattTTAACTCGGATTCAAGATACAGCGCTATAAATAGGGGAAGCTGTGCGTCAGAGAaagccccctgcaaatcaatacaaaattgccctgcgcaaattctcacaacttgtgatttttcttttttcctttttcgctgacacatcttccgttggcatcaacagcactgtggaagcaaccggtgatatcttaagtcggcatagatagctctgtcaccgtagaatcagtcggtctcgcagtatcttccgttggcatcaacagcactgcagcgagaacgattgattacctatccaagtctcggtcgagaaggatttctgaatccttgttggtcaaggtcatctcatcagccttctcggcgaagtgaggtgtcaCAAGTGATTACATTCGGCacgttgaaagccgaatttgatattgaacttcgtaaaaatagtaaccttgtcttcaggttcgagagcccaagaggccgagacgtgttcctttctcggccgcaatcgcaagacgcagaggtcagccgcgcacccaacgtaacatcaacaaatttactcctcggccagactcggccgacgagttggcacgccccgcaatcaccgaatgacgtagttagcttatagattactcggcctgcgcgccacgtaggctttgtagtttctagggtcaacaggtACACACTCAAATTTTCCCCTACAAGCAGCCCCTCATCAACCCTTAACTGACCAAACCGTCCGCAAGCCGGGGGAAAATCACGAACTGCAGAGACTGTGCGCCTCTTTAACTTAGGAACACGGTAAGAGCACTCTCCATTTTCCATGGATCGTGCCAATCTTCCCTCAGAGTGACTACCATTAAGTTGAGCAATTCGCCTCGATGATTTCGAATGCTGCATCGCCTCTACGACCCCCATCGCAATTACAAATCGCCTCTACAACCACAATTATTCGCAACGGCCTAATCCAACAACAAAACCAATTAAGCAACAGCTTCGGTCTCAAGATTCagagtaattaaaaataatcgTGATGATTATACGCTAATTCAAATCCCAAAGTACAAACAACCAACGATTCAAAGTAGAAACAGagaaaattaacaaagaaaaactTACTAGTTGATGGATAATCCGGCGCGTAGCAGTCAGGCGATTGCAGGAGAAACGCCATTTTTTTGCGATACTTGGGAGGAGGTTTCTGGAAAGTGATTCAGGGAGTGTTTGGCAAACTCTGCAAGCTTAGCGCGCGCTTCAGTGGCGACCTCGCGAAATGACGCGACGTGGCCAAGGAAGAAGACGACCCAACGGCTTGTTTTCTCTTCGCGGAACGGAGCGTTTTGGCCCAAAGGTGTTTTAGGAGACGGTTCGTCCCTCTAGAAGTGACGTGGGGCTCATTGTATGCACGGTGCGAGAGCACTACGAATTCAAGAAAAGATTGTTCAGTGTGACCGGTATATaaggtggtacaccacatgtcattatacaaatgatgggatatgtgtgctaaaaagttaataacttcaaaactaaaatttcccaccacttctattaaaacatATGATGTACCACTTATATTCCTGTCACgattaaaaatttctcgaatTCAAGGCTCTTGTTGATTTCTATATTAGTGCTTTTACGCACTTGGAATGAATCCGGTGTGATTGATATACAGTTACGTTTATATAAAGTAATCATagaattaacgttaaactgtaTAAAGATATATAATCATGTTATTTTTGACATAATCTTTTATAACGTTGATTTAAAAATTACCGTTAAACTTGGCAGCATTTTTCTTGATAAAATAAGCGACGGTTGAGGCATTGCCAAAGTATATGCTGACCTAGATTTCTCCACATAGATTCTCCCATTAATCCCCAAAACGATGAAATTTCCCTCCGAAACCTCCACACTCCACAGCACCGTCACCACTAACCGACATTCCTTTACAACAAAGGCCCACCCGGGCCACCCGAGACAAATCCAGAACCTCCGGGGCACCACGTGTCAATCCCAAACGCAACCGCCAATCCCACGTACGTGTACACGCGACCAGTCGCGAAGTCTCTCAACTGCACGCGAAGGTGCGGTTCTGCTCTACTTATTAAACCCCCACAACGCCCCTCACTTTCCCGCAAAGAAtcccagcaaccaaacactcgaTAACGATCTTAATCTGTGCAAACCGGAGAAGATGAATATGATGTGGAATCAGGCGTATCGGAAGAGTGATCCGGAGGCCCAAGCAAGGCCGCTCTACCCTACGATGCTCGAGAGCCCCGAGCTCCGGTGGTCCTTCATCCGCAAAATCTACGCGATCGTTGCCATGCAATTACTCGCCACCATCGCCATCGGCGCCGTCGTCGTTTCGGTCCAGCCGGTGGCTCACTTCTTTGTCAGCACCGGCGCCGGCCTTGCTCTCTACATTGTTCTCATCATTACGCCTTTCATCGGTACGCTTTGAATTCCCTTGAAAATTTGATGGTTTTTGGGAGTTTGCTGTGAAATTTATGGTGCTGATTTGTTGTTGGTTGGTTGCAGTGCTGTGCCCGCTGTACTACTACCACCAGAAGCATCCGGTGAATTATCTTTTACTTGGAATTTTTACCTTCTCACTGGCATGTGTGGTCGGTTTGACTTGTGCATTTACTAGTGGTAAGTGTTCATAATCTTTCCTCTATTTTTTCTTGGTAATTTGATTTAGGGGTTCTGTAGTTTGTGATGGAATTTTAGTCAAATTAGTCCTGAGAATAGCATAATACCTTATTTTGATttccgaaatttaaaatcaattgaAGTTATTTTTGAGTTTGTTTATTatcaatttttttagaaaaactaatgaaaattgtttgaaaactttgagttttaattaaaatgacaaaaatatgtTGTAAGTGAGTAGTATCAGAGtgattttttagagtaaaaatatcatttttgttaaaagctactagagtgtttcgttaaattttttttttttttttttatcatttcgtGAAAAACTTCTTAATTAAGAAccgaaatgaaaaaaaaaatacatttgatAAACAATgtgttaaaataattttataaaaatttgagggtatttttggtTATTGCAGTCTTATTTAACGAAGATTTTTCACGaagatttttcatgaaaattatacAAGCACAATGATAGTATTAGTGCCTTAAATCCTTAAATTTTAAGGGGTGGGGATGAAATCCTATAATAGGATACATTTTTCCGGCATGCGATTTTAGGTGCGGAATTTGTTGAGTGGTCTCTAGCCCTCTACTTTGATGGCCAATTAGATAATATTGTGAAATTATGCGACTTGTTGAATTTAAAACAGGGAAGGTGATTTTGGAGTCGGTTATTCTAACGGCAGTGGTCGTAATCGGTTTGACCTTGTACACATTCTGGGCTGCAAAGAGAGGCCATGACTTCAACTTTCTTGGTCCCTTCTTGGCTGGAGCTATTTTGGTTCTCTTCGTATTTGCTCTGATTCAGGTATGTCTTGTGTTTACTCGATCCAATGGTGTCGTTACCTACTGTGAATTTGATGTCTTTTTTCGGTTTTGAACTTTCGGGTTTGTTTGTTCATActtggttgcagattttgttccCGTTGGGTAGGATCTCCGTGATGATATACGGTTGCTTGGCGTCGCTCATATTTTGCGGGTACATTGTGTACGACACGGACAACTTGATCAAGCGATACTCTTACGACGAGTACATTTGGGCAGCAGTCGCTTTGTATTTGGATATCATCAACCTCTTCCTCGCGCTTCTCACCGTTTTCAGGGTTTCTGATAGATGAGAATAAGTTCTTGATTGCTTAGTCTCTTTTGTTGCCAAATACGATTACATATTGCTTAGGGTTACTTGTGAACGTCATAAACAACTAAACCCTCTCATTGTACAATGATAAATAGCTGATTTTCATGGAAGATTCCGTGTGTTTTGCGTCTTTCCTTTGTTACTTATTTTATTACATTTCCGCCGATCAGATGACGTTCAGATTCAATAATACAATTTTATATGTTAGAAAACCTGACTCATTTTATTGTTTAGTTAGTGTTCAGATTTAATAATATAATCTCATGTGTTAGAAAATCTGACTCATGTTATTGTTTTATTGGTGTTCAGATTTAATAATACAATTTTACGTGTTAGAAAACTTGACTCgtgttattattttttggaacATCATGTGTTAAAAATTTTGACTCATGTTAAAGGAGCACTAGTTTGAGCGCCTAAACCGCAGTTCTTGGCCTCTGTTTTTTATGAGAAGAACTTGTGTTCTTGGCCTCCGTTTTTatgagaaaaacttgtgtagGCGCGTTCGACCTAGTTTGAGCGCGTGAATCGCAGTTCTTGACCTCTGTTGTatgagaaaaacttgtgtagGGTAGTTGCACGCTTAATTTTTCTTAAGGAATTACCTTAAATGACATGGTTTACTGGATGAAATGTTTTTTAACAGCTGAGCTTAGAGTTGAGTACTCTTTGGCTGTTTTTCAGTGAATTACCTCAAGAGGAGGTGAGAGTTTTAACCATGAAACAGTTCGTTGAAGAGGAAGTTTTTAACCGCCGCAATCCATCACTTTGCTATTAGCCTGATGATAGACCATACGTTTGGTCATTCATGCGACCCTACTCAAATTGTTGGTCCATTATTCGACGCTACAAATCTGTGTACCACTATAAATATATTTGGCACTTTACTGGAGGTACTTGAGGTTTTTTTTATGCCGGCAAACTAGGATCATAATAATTTACAACTGTTGTTCAATCGCGTGGTTTTGAACACTTGGCCTTAAAACCTACcttggtttttaaattttggttttttttcgaGAGTAATGTTATACTTATTATATTTGTACTACTTTTGTAACGGAGGTAGAGTCCACAACACATATAAGTCTTATCTCGATTAGAGAAGTAGTACAAATGtgatatgaaaaatatgataagaatagtttttttgttttttctacgATAAACATGGTATCTCATATTCATGGTAGGAAAGTCATATACTTGTTTTCTAGTGAGAGATCTTGTTTTACAGTGAGGACTTACACGTTTTTTCAAAAGTTTTACGAAACTTTATTTTCAAGCTCACTCATCCTTATCTTTTGCCCTTTGGATTTTAGTGCCAGATGTTTGGTGACGACAAGGATTGCTGGCAAAAGCTGACACATAGGAGGATTCCtttttttagtataaatgtTCTTAGTTTATCTTTTACTGCAATTTACTCATACTCTGACATCACTTGTGTCATAAAGATTGAATTCCCTTCACATGCGCACTCTAGTATTAGttacttttggtttaaattaGTTCGCACTTTCCACATCACCATCACTTTATGACTTGTCACCTTTCAAGTGTCGGCCAGTGTACCTCGATTCGATGTCCAAGCACATATTTCAAATCggtgtgtcaatttggtatcacACAATATAGGGTTTAGGGGAACGGGACTGTATTGTGACTAAGTATACATTTTTCATAAAGCAGGCCATGTCCTCTGAAATTATGAATTCGAAAGTTAAGTGTTTTTGCTCAGgagtgattttttaatgtgaccggtacacggagtggtacatcacatgtcattatacaaatggtggatatgtgtgctaaaaaattaataacttaaaaaataaaattttccatcactcttattaaaacacgtgatgtactactTATGTTCCCGTTTCAACTAAAATTTTCTCTTTGCTCATGACCTCTTCCTCTTACTCCCCCTACACTACAGTACACTACATGTGCCTAACACCTCCCTATTTATCCGAATGCAACAGAAATCACAGTCCTGCCAGATTTTTCAACATCCAAAAATAACAGCATCCTATGTCAACCGATTTGTTAACATAATGCATAGACCTAATCAATGCCTGTTCTTTCCCTCGGCGACAATAGACAGCAGCCTCGAAACGCCGCGAGTCCAGACGTCGTGTTCTCTCTGGTTCTTGCACTCGAACTCAACAATGCCTCTCGCTTCTGTCATCAGCCCAAAGTAACGACGCTGGTCTCCGTCGTCGAACAAATGTCTCCCGGGCCATGCCGGCATGCTCTTGCACACCTCCAACACAACATCTGCGCACCCGAAATCAACGTTTACGTTAAAATTATTTCACATTAAATTTCAAAGTGCAGGAGAGAAGTAGGcttactcttcttcttcttggtgaAAGTTCCTGCAACGTGTTTGCTCTTCATTGTCAGCATCACCTATAAAAATTCACCGTAGGATTAATGAAAAGTGACGACTATAGTACGAAGATTTTGGTTACGTTAGGTGCTGTCAAGTTTATCGACAACATATCAATAATCATATTTTTTCTTGCGTTCTCAACCGTGTATTTACATTATGTTTCACTTTAGTCTCATTCGTCAAGTAAGTTGATTCTCCATCCATTTACGTGCACAGTTTATCATTGAAAACCTGAACTGGGAAGGAATTTTGCGTCATTTGACGGGGTTGGAGTGACGGTGCTGACAACATAACATATAAGAGAGAAAAAAGTGCAGTTAACCGCGAAGTCTCACCTGTCCGGTTCGGTGAATGTAAACAGACACTAGTTTCCAGTGGAGGTCACCTGCAAAATGCAAACCATAAAGTTCAACTTAGATCAAATTTAAGTACTctactcttttctttttttttttaaatttaattttcattgaAATACCTTTTCGTGTGCGTTTGAGGAGTTCAGTGCCCCTAGCAAGGAGGTCTTGGTTAGAGACCCCAAGAAACGTAGGGTCAACAGGGACAAGATCGTCACTAAAGCTGCTGCCGCTGCTGCGATCACCACCGTTGTTGTTGTTAGCTTTACCAGCGCAGACTCCGATTCCCATTCCCTTTTCCACTGGAATCACTGCTGACACGTTCCACGCCTCCTTCATTGCCCTTGCATTTAGGGTCGCTGCCCCTCGTAAGGCTGCCATATTAGACAAATTTTTTAAAAgttgaatattattaaactttaatttgttttaaaatttattaaactttaattttttatttagagAATGTTTTAAAACTACATTTACCGATTAGCAAGGTGAGCAACTCAAACAGAGATGTACTACTCAGATACACAAAATCGATcacattattttattaaaaaatgcaTCAATAATGTGATCAAATTAATATGTCCAAATAGCATTATTGTGAGAGGTTATCAATGTGAAAAAATACGTTATATATGTCACGGTGATATagtatttacataaaaaaaaacgtGACCAGGTCACATAATTAGTCATGTAAACTCTAGagtatttatttcttatcatAAGACAGATTCTATCCAACAATATAATTAGTAAATATGAAATAAACGACAACACTATAGAAAGGACAATATTTTTAAGACCACCCACATTAGCGTGTGAACGTTATGCGACCACTTACTAATTAACACAACAATTGGTTGGCCAAtgtgataaaataaaaatgtaacaTCTTTAGCAAATTTGGCAAGATAATTTTGTGTAGTAATTTATGAGCTAGGAATCAATGGTACCTGTGGCAGCAGCTGCAGTGAGAGTGGTAATATCATCATGAGAGCGAACATTAACAGCGGAGCTGACGACAGAAGTAAGATGGTCATGGTCAGCTCCCATAGCCTCCGCAGCCTCAGCACATTGAGCAGCTACCAACGTGGCGGCACAAGCCACCGCCATGTCTGTCTTCCCTGCTTGATCGTTCTTTCTTGACCCTGAAGAAGCCGCCGTGCCTGCAGCAATGGCGGCCACAGCGGCAGCCACCGCCGCAACTGAAACCGCAGCATGGACCTGCGCATTATGCACTCTTGTCTCctcccttttcttctcttttctctccttcAGCCATCTCCCCACCGTCTTGGCTCCGCCGCTAGGGGCATTGTTTCCATTTCCAGCGCTGCCACGGCTGCCGTTGAATAGGTTTTGTATGCTGTTGTGGGTTCGAAAATACTGCGTGCCACAatacaagtccatcaaatgaaagaACCATGAACCAAAAAAAACCAAAGGTTTAATTTCTACGCTAGAACAAGGATTTTATTCCCGCTTTTTGTATTTTCAATCATCGAATTTAGTAAAGTAGAGTTGTGAATTATTCCAATTCAAGGACATAAGTCGTAAATAGCATTTTGACGGATGTCCTCGAATTGGAACAAGTTCGCAATCTACGTGTACCAATTCGATGTGTCGAAAATACAGGCACGAAGGTGAAATTTCATGAAAACTACAAGGACTGAACGATTTTTTAGGACAATATTTTGGTGAAGGGTGACGTGAAATCTGCAAGATTAGAATCAGTGCCAGGTTTGCTTACAAGGAGGGAAGAAACCAAAATAAGCAAAGTTGCAGAGATGCATGACAAGGCAAGGGACTCTAGCTACCGTTTTAGCACCTGACTTGCTCAATTTTACACTCCATCCATCTAATCTCTCTATCCTTGAGCTCAAGGCAAAGCCTGGCCTGGTGCCTATTTTTGTctattcacattttttttgatattatttatactagtgTTATttacacatcattttttactttCACACATGCCTTTTAATTTTCATCAgtcagatcaaatgaattgaaaaagattaaaaaaattaacaaggaatAGGTGGGAGGtaaaaattgttatgtggaTTGCACCCATTATTTATAAGGTGTTGTTGAGGTACCCACACATTCGTTTCTACCTTTTACAAATTCCTCTCAATTACAACCGTTAGAccgaatgaattaaaaaaatatcacaTGATAGAAACTACCAGAAATGTGTAAAAGGTAAAAAAAGTGTAAATAGCATCATACTATTTATATTGTTTTCGTGCATATATACTACATATACAATCATATTAGAACAATAAATTTAGGGTAACCCACACTACAATTGAGTTATATAGCTATCGATCTTGTTAACCTAAGTCGTATTTAAAACCTTATACTTACAAATCATAATCATTTATCAAACTCGTCAAGTTAAGTCGAATTTAAAACATTGCACTTACAGAAAATAATACTAATGAACCCTAATGctatttttctatatatatgtatttttttttcttgttttgacttgaataaAATAAGGCCTGGTTGATAAGACTCCTTTGCCTGAATTTtaaggaaattaaaaaaaaaaagtttcttgTCCTGAAAggggagaaaagagaaaaagagaaaagcatCTCCTGTATTTTTCTGTAGTaatcaaaatatttttaataaataataaaatcaaactaaaataacaacaaaagattaattaattactgAGTAGAAAGGACAGAGATATCATGAGATGGTGTGTGTATGACAGAGGAAAACAGAGAAAGCTGAGGGACATTGACACATTTGGTCTCCTGGTTTGCCTTCTTGGACAAGAATTCTGGAAATTTGTTTAATatctattttataaaataataatctaaataaataaaatcaagaagaagtagaagaaaACCTTAACGACGTCGTCGAACTCATCGGAGGGAGAGACTGCAAGGCTATCTGTCTCTGCTAAAGAACCACCATTGTTCAGAGGTTCACTGCTGTGTGAGAGCCTCCCTGATGTCAATGGAGACAATTCCTGCAAAACCCCATGAGAAATTAAGACCAAAAAtgtaaattgaaaacaagaaaacTTTGAAAGTGGAAAGAACTTATCAGGATACTATTGTGGCGGTATTTCAAATCGATAACGTAATATCATGTGTCTAGTTTAAAATACCGTCACAATTACATTATGTTGTGGTTAAAGTTTTTTCGACTGATGGAACAACTTCCCAGAATGTTATTGTGACATTATTTCAAGCAAATGTTATGTTTCTGGCTTGAAATACCGTTACAATTTTATCTCACTTGTAGGTAAGTTTCTTTTGAGTGAAGTATGCACCTCTCTCATGGACTGTGACATAATGCGGTCAAGTACGAGCTGGGAAGTGACAGAGGAAGCAAAGTAAAATTGGTTTCCGGGGAGGGTCGGCGGCTCCTCTGCTTCTCCGGCAATGTTTTCAGGAATGGAAGGAGCGGTGGTGGTTGCAGTGGTGGTGCAAGAGGAAGAGCTATTTGAGGACTTGGAATTAGCCATGCATGAAGGAGGCAGAGGAGCAGGGTGATACTGAGACAGAGCTTTGGAGACTTCAAGAGCAGAGGCACTCCATGACCTTGAGAGAAACTCCATTGGAACTCTTGGGCTTTTGGGGAGGTGGTCACGGTGGTTGACCGGACTCTGGTCAGTCCGGCGAGTGGTTAACATTGGTAGTGATTCTTCCATGGAAGTGGAAATgttgtggagagagagagagagagagaggtggatttaaatttggtaaAGGGATTTTGGGATCAGGATATTAGacaatacatatatacacatttATAGGGTTGTTATGTTTTCATCTATCTAAGATTTTCGACACATTTTATAACAAAAGTATAGAAGAAAAGGCTAAACTGTGAATTTGTCTTCGTAACTATTACTTAACTTTTGATTTTCTTCTtgaaaaattaaggacttaaactaattttttttggccaatttcccccctatcgttagtttttcatagatttcatccaaattaacgttaactcttgTCACATGCACACAACATTACTCTTTTTTGTGGACAAAATTGTTACTTATTAGACTTGC encodes the following:
- the LOC126614209 gene encoding protein LIFEGUARD 2-like — encoded protein: MNMMWNQAYRKSDPEAQARPLYPTMLESPELRWSFIRKIYAIVAMQLLATIAIGAVVVSVQPVAHFFVSTGAGLALYIVLIITPFIVLCPLYYYHQKHPVNYLLLGIFTFSLACVVGLTCAFTSGKVILESVILTAVVVIGLTLYTFWAAKRGHDFNFLGPFLAGAILVLFVFALIQILFPLGRISVMIYGCLASLIFCGYIVYDTDNLIKRYSYDEYIWAAVALYLDIINLFLALLTVFRVSDR
- the LOC126614210 gene encoding VAN3-binding protein-like — encoded protein: MEESLPMLTTRRTDQSPVNHRDHLPKSPRVPMEFLSRSWSASALEVSKALSQYHPAPLPPSCMANSKSSNSSSSCTTTATTTAPSIPENIAGEAEEPPTLPGNQFYFASSVTSQLVLDRIMSQSMREELSPLTSGRLSHSSEPLNNGGSLAETDSLAVSPSDEFDDVVKYFRTHNSIQNLFNGSRGSAGNGNNAPSGGAKTVGRWLKERKEKKREETRVHNAQVHAAVSVAAVAAAVAAIAAGTAASSGSRKNDQAGKTDMAVACAATLVAAQCAEAAEAMGADHDHLTSVVSSAVNVRSHDDITTLTAAAATALRGAATLNARAMKEAWNVSAVIPVEKGMGIGVCAGKANNNNGGDRSSGSSFSDDLVPVDPTFLGVSNQDLLARGTELLKRTRKGDLHWKLVSVYIHRTGQVMLTMKSKHVAGTFTKKKKNVVLEVCKSMPAWPGRHLFDDGDQRRYFGLMTEARGIVEFECKNQREHDVWTRGVSRLLSIVAEGKNRH